A single region of the Ancylobacter novellus DSM 506 genome encodes:
- a CDS encoding TetR/AcrR family transcriptional regulator, with translation MLENTPKRRTDTRQRLLELAEQAVLAKGFSSTSIDELIVGVGITKSGFFYHFRDKNDLARALLERHIERDRVLLDDIFQRADELNDDPLHGFLVGLKLFAEMMAALPEAHPGCLAATLCYQDQLFDRTVHALNAESVLAWRRRFRARLDAIAERYPQHEPVDLDALSDMIATLVEGGLVMGRALKDPSILPKQILLFRDFLRLTFQP, from the coding sequence ATGTTGGAAAACACGCCGAAGCGCCGCACCGATACCAGGCAGCGCCTGCTCGAGCTCGCCGAGCAGGCCGTGCTCGCCAAGGGCTTTTCCTCGACCTCCATCGACGAGCTGATCGTCGGTGTCGGTATCACCAAGAGCGGCTTCTTCTATCATTTCCGCGACAAGAACGACCTCGCCCGCGCGCTGCTGGAGCGGCATATCGAGCGCGACCGGGTGTTGCTCGACGACATCTTCCAGCGCGCCGACGAATTGAACGACGACCCGCTGCACGGCTTCCTCGTCGGCCTGAAGCTGTTCGCCGAGATGATGGCGGCGCTGCCCGAGGCGCATCCCGGTTGCCTCGCCGCCACGCTCTGCTACCAGGACCAGCTCTTCGACCGCACCGTGCACGCACTCAACGCCGAGAGCGTGCTCGCCTGGCGCCGGCGCTTCCGCGCCCGTCTCGACGCCATCGCCGAGCGTTACCCGCAACACGAGCCGGTCGACCTCGACGCGCTGTCCGACATGATCGCGACGCTGGTCGAAGGCGGGCTGGTGATGGGCCGCGCGCTGAAGGACCCCTCCATATTGCCGAAGCAGATCCTGCTGTTCCGCGATTTCCTGCGGCTGACGTTCCAGCCTTGA
- a CDS encoding TIGR03862 family flavoprotein translates to MGLGGFAESDRQGVESKSEPPRAAIIGAGPAGLIAAETLARAGCRVTIHERMASPARKFLIAGRGGLNLTHSEPRERFLARYGAAAEWLAPMIDAYPPGRLRAFAEGLGEETFVGSSGRVFPTSFKASPLLRAWLHRLDALGVRLMTRHRWLGWANDAQGDTALRFEAPADATGGGRNVTISVTSDAALLALGGASWPRLGSDGQWVDTFQSAGIAVEPLRPANSGVRIGWSETFRTRFAGEPLKRIALAVDGASVRGEAMIDAAGLEGGAVYALSSRLREAILRDGAARLEIDLRPDLSLEALANKLATGRKGESLSNRLRKAGLPPVASALLREASRELPADPRALAALAKALPLTATAMAPIERAISSAGGVSRAMLDKHLMLHAKPGTFLAGEMLDWEAPTGGYLLQACFSTGFAAACGMLTHLGLPQPEAWAGPWSAADEGRKARDDD, encoded by the coding sequence ATGGGGTTGGGCGGGTTTGCGGAATCGGATCGGCAGGGCGTTGAATCAAAATCTGAGCCGCCTCGCGCGGCCATCATCGGCGCCGGGCCGGCGGGGCTGATCGCGGCGGAGACGCTGGCGCGGGCGGGATGCCGTGTGACGATCCATGAGCGCATGGCCTCGCCGGCGCGCAAATTCCTCATCGCCGGGCGCGGCGGGCTGAACCTCACCCATTCCGAGCCGCGCGAGCGCTTCCTCGCCCGCTATGGCGCGGCGGCGGAGTGGCTGGCGCCGATGATCGACGCTTATCCCCCCGGCCGGCTGCGCGCCTTCGCCGAGGGGCTGGGGGAGGAGACCTTCGTCGGCTCCAGCGGGCGGGTCTTCCCGACGAGCTTCAAGGCTTCGCCCTTGCTGCGCGCGTGGCTGCACCGGCTCGACGCGCTCGGCGTCAGGCTGATGACCCGCCACCGCTGGCTCGGCTGGGCAAACGATGCGCAAGGTGACACCGCATTGCGCTTCGAGGCACCGGCTGATGCCACCGGTGGCGGCCGGAATGTCACCATTAGCGTCACCAGTGACGCCGCCCTGCTGGCGTTGGGCGGCGCGAGCTGGCCGCGCCTGGGCAGCGATGGGCAATGGGTCGACACTTTCCAGTCGGCGGGCATAGCGGTCGAGCCGCTGCGGCCGGCCAATAGCGGCGTGCGCATCGGCTGGTCGGAGACTTTCCGCACCCGCTTCGCCGGCGAACCGCTGAAGCGCATCGCGCTCGCCGTCGATGGGGCGAGCGTGCGCGGCGAGGCGATGATCGACGCCGCGGGGCTGGAGGGCGGGGCGGTCTATGCGCTGTCGTCACGTCTGCGTGAGGCGATCCTCCGCGACGGCGCGGCAAGGCTGGAGATCGATCTGCGGCCCGACCTTTCCCTAGAAGCGCTGGCGAACAAGCTGGCGACCGGGCGCAAGGGCGAGAGCCTGTCCAACCGGCTGCGCAAGGCCGGCCTGCCGCCGGTCGCGAGCGCCCTGCTGCGCGAGGCTTCGCGCGAACTGCCGGCCGATCCCCGCGCGCTGGCCGCGCTCGCCAAGGCGCTGCCGCTCACCGCCACCGCCATGGCGCCGATCGAGCGGGCCATCTCCTCGGCCGGCGGCGTGTCGCGGGCCATGCTCGACAAGCACTTGATGCTGCACGCGAAACCGGGAACCTTCCTCGCCGGCGAGATGCTGGACTGGGAGGCGCCGACCGGCGGCTACCTGCTGCAGGCGTGCTTTTCCACCGGCTTCGCGGCGGCCTGCGGGATGCTGACGCATCTCGGCCTGCCGCAGCCTGAGGCATGGGCCGGGCCGTGGTCGGCGGCGGATGAGGGAAGGAAGGCGCGGGACGACGACTGA
- the recJ gene encoding single-stranded-DNA-specific exonuclease RecJ, which translates to MSLNLPTAAPAPRAFLGVARSATGRFWRERLDLRGAQATLAIVQRTGVPEILARVLAGRGVGIDEVEAWLDPTVKRLLPDPDTLTDMGPCVARLADAVTTGEKVAVFGDYDVDGATSTALLVEVLRAGGLDPAFYIPDRIFEGYGPNIPAIEGLAAGGASLLVPVDCGTMSFEPFARARELGLDVVVIDHHQAGETLPEVAALVNPNRVDDLSGLGHLCAVGLVFVVAVGLLRELEQRGWWNAARPKPNLLADLDLVALGTVADVVPLLGLNRAYVTKGLLQLRKRERPGLTALMDAARLSGPPKAWHLGFLLGPRINAGGRIGDAALGTRLLLTRDPIEAAAIAAELDRLNAERQQVERAIVAQAEAEAEAALGRAGEGAVILSSGQGWHPGVVGLVAARLKEKFGRPAFAIAFTGESGAGSARSIPGVDVGRAVRAAVELGILVKGGGHAMAAGLTVAREKLGELRAHLEEVLAVSVEEARAVDETVIDGALSAAGATPDLVELIEKAGPFGAGNPQPIFAFPAHRIVYAEPGNSDQVRVRLRGSDGTVLSGVAFRAANTPLGQALIAARGQQAHVAGMLELDSWQGRTQVNLRICDVAMPEIG; encoded by the coding sequence ATGAGTCTGAACCTTCCCACCGCTGCGCCGGCGCCGCGCGCCTTCCTCGGCGTGGCGCGCTCGGCCACCGGGCGCTTCTGGCGCGAGCGGCTCGACCTGCGCGGCGCGCAGGCGACGCTCGCCATCGTGCAGCGTACCGGCGTGCCGGAAATCCTCGCCCGCGTGCTCGCCGGGCGCGGCGTCGGCATCGACGAGGTCGAAGCCTGGCTCGACCCGACCGTCAAGCGCCTGCTGCCCGATCCGGACACGCTGACCGACATGGGGCCTTGCGTCGCCCGCCTCGCCGACGCCGTCACCACGGGCGAGAAGGTCGCGGTGTTCGGCGACTACGATGTCGACGGCGCCACCTCCACCGCGCTGCTGGTCGAGGTGCTGCGCGCCGGCGGGCTCGATCCCGCCTTCTACATCCCGGACCGCATCTTCGAGGGCTACGGGCCGAACATCCCGGCCATAGAGGGGCTGGCGGCGGGCGGGGCGAGCCTCCTCGTCCCCGTCGATTGCGGCACGATGAGCTTCGAGCCCTTCGCCCGCGCCCGCGAGCTCGGCCTCGACGTGGTGGTCATCGATCATCACCAGGCCGGCGAGACCCTGCCCGAAGTCGCGGCGCTGGTGAATCCGAACCGCGTCGACGACCTCTCCGGCCTCGGCCATCTCTGTGCCGTCGGCCTCGTCTTCGTCGTTGCCGTCGGGCTGCTGCGCGAGCTTGAGCAGCGCGGCTGGTGGAATGCGGCGCGCCCCAAGCCGAACCTGCTCGCCGACCTCGATCTCGTGGCGCTCGGCACGGTGGCCGACGTGGTGCCGCTGCTCGGCCTCAACCGCGCCTATGTGACCAAGGGCCTGCTCCAGCTCCGCAAGCGCGAGCGCCCCGGCCTGACCGCGCTGATGGACGCTGCCCGGCTCTCCGGCCCGCCCAAGGCGTGGCATCTCGGCTTCCTGCTCGGCCCGCGCATCAATGCCGGCGGGCGCATCGGCGACGCCGCGCTCGGCACGCGCCTGCTGCTCACCCGCGATCCCATCGAGGCCGCCGCCATCGCTGCCGAGCTCGACCGGCTGAACGCCGAGCGCCAGCAGGTGGAGCGGGCCATCGTCGCGCAGGCCGAGGCGGAGGCCGAAGCCGCGCTCGGACGCGCCGGGGAGGGGGCGGTGATCCTCTCCTCGGGGCAGGGCTGGCATCCGGGCGTGGTCGGGCTGGTGGCGGCGCGGCTGAAGGAGAAGTTCGGCCGCCCGGCCTTCGCCATCGCCTTCACCGGCGAGAGCGGCGCCGGTTCCGCCCGCTCCATCCCCGGCGTCGATGTCGGCCGCGCCGTGCGGGCGGCGGTCGAGCTCGGCATATTGGTGAAGGGCGGCGGCCACGCCATGGCCGCTGGTCTGACGGTCGCGCGGGAAAAACTCGGCGAGCTGCGTGCGCATCTGGAGGAGGTGCTCGCCGTCTCGGTCGAGGAGGCGCGGGCGGTGGACGAGACGGTGATCGACGGCGCGCTCTCCGCCGCCGGGGCGACACCCGATCTCGTGGAACTGATCGAGAAGGCCGGGCCGTTCGGCGCCGGCAACCCGCAGCCGATCTTCGCCTTTCCCGCGCATCGCATCGTCTATGCCGAGCCGGGCAATTCCGACCAGGTGCGCGTGCGGCTGCGCGGCTCGGACGGCACGGTGCTCTCCGGCGTCGCCTTCCGCGCCGCCAACACGCCGCTCGGCCAGGCGCTCATCGCCGCGCGCGGCCAGCAGGCGCATGTCGCCGGCATGCTGGAGCTCGATTCATGGCAGGGCCGCACGCAGGTGAACCTGCGCATCTGCGATGTCGCCATGCCGGAAATCGGCTGA
- a CDS encoding esterase-like activity of phytase family protein, with amino-acid sequence MSPLSSRLSLLAGAALALVFATQLGTSAHADETYPATLAGHAVMPAESFIEMPADAPADLKTSGKFTTGTRVEAAGTVEGKSGGRPTGVSLPFKGQPRQGHSGIKMMADGSFWIITDNGMGAKANSPDSALYLNRYRIDWEKGTFEPLQTVFLTDPDKKVPFRIVHEGTEKRYLTGSDFDTESFQIIGDNFWIGDEFGPYLIKADMNGKVLGVFETVAGETPVRSPDHYAVASAGVPNQTAAFNARRSKGYEGMASSKDGKYLYALLEGPLWDASTKDWQKTADGKTFLPILEFDVANQKWTGRMWQYVLEQNGNAIGDFNMIDGTTGLIIERDDAEGTADKACPEGQKRPDCFHDIARFKRIYKIELTDANAGKAAHKIGHIDLMKIADPDKKARKPLNDGVLTFPFFTIENVEVVDATHIVVGNDNNLPFSSSREPNKADDNEMVLLEVGEFLKAK; translated from the coding sequence ATGTCCCCCCTCTCCTCCCGCCTGTCCCTGCTGGCCGGCGCCGCGCTGGCGCTGGTGTTCGCCACGCAGCTCGGCACCTCCGCCCACGCCGACGAGACCTATCCGGCGACGCTCGCCGGCCACGCCGTGATGCCGGCCGAGAGCTTCATCGAGATGCCGGCCGACGCACCGGCCGACCTGAAGACCTCCGGCAAGTTCACCACCGGCACCCGCGTCGAGGCCGCCGGCACGGTGGAAGGCAAGTCCGGCGGGCGCCCGACCGGCGTGTCGCTGCCCTTCAAGGGCCAGCCGCGCCAGGGCCATTCCGGCATCAAGATGATGGCCGACGGCTCGTTCTGGATCATCACCGACAACGGCATGGGCGCGAAGGCCAACAGCCCGGATTCGGCGCTCTACCTCAACCGCTACAGGATCGACTGGGAGAAGGGCACGTTCGAGCCGCTCCAGACCGTCTTCCTCACCGACCCCGACAAGAAGGTGCCGTTCCGCATCGTCCATGAGGGCACAGAGAAGCGCTACCTCACCGGCTCGGACTTCGACACCGAGAGCTTCCAGATCATCGGCGACAATTTCTGGATCGGCGACGAGTTCGGCCCCTATTTGATCAAGGCCGACATGAACGGCAAGGTGCTCGGCGTGTTCGAGACGGTGGCTGGCGAGACGCCGGTGCGCTCGCCCGACCATTACGCCGTCGCCTCGGCCGGCGTGCCGAACCAGACCGCGGCCTTCAACGCCCGCCGCTCCAAGGGCTATGAGGGCATGGCCTCGTCCAAGGACGGCAAGTACCTCTACGCCCTGCTCGAAGGCCCGCTCTGGGACGCTTCGACGAAGGACTGGCAGAAGACCGCCGACGGCAAGACCTTCCTGCCGATCCTCGAATTCGACGTCGCCAACCAGAAGTGGACCGGCCGCATGTGGCAGTACGTCCTCGAGCAGAACGGCAACGCCATCGGCGACTTCAACATGATCGACGGCACGACGGGGCTCATCATCGAGCGCGACGACGCCGAGGGCACCGCCGACAAGGCCTGCCCGGAAGGCCAGAAGCGCCCGGACTGCTTCCACGACATCGCCAGGTTCAAGCGCATCTACAAGATCGAGCTGACCGACGCGAACGCCGGCAAGGCGGCGCACAAGATCGGCCATATCGACCTGATGAAGATCGCCGACCCGGACAAAAAGGCCCGCAAGCCGCTCAATGACGGCGTGCTGACCTTCCCCTTCTTCACCATCGAGAATGTCGAGGTGGTGGACGCCACGCACATCGTGGTGGGCAACGACAACAACCTGCCCTTCTCCTCCTCGCGCGAGCCGAACAAGGCCGACGACAACGAGATGGTGCTGCTCGAGGTCGGCGAGTTCCTGAAGGCCAAGTGA
- a CDS encoding homoserine dehydrogenase gives MASPLKIGIAGLGTVGAGVVRMLDRRRDEIAARIGRPVEVVAVSARDRSRNRDCDLSGMRWYDDAVALARDPDIDVFVELIGGPDGIAKAAVEAALEAGHTVVTANKALLAHHGVALARAAEEKGVGIHFEAAVAGGIPVIKTLREALLGNEVARVSGILNGTCNYILTRMQEEGLSFDACLAEAQHLGYAEADPTFDVDGFDTAHKLALLAALAFGVQPDPDAIHIEGIRSITLADIEAADELGYRIKLLGVAARTGDKVELRVHPTMVPKHWPIAQVSGVTNAVAIDGDAVHLTLVGPGAGSDATASAVVGDLCDIAGGKGGAPFGWRSASLRAAEKAAIQRHEGGYYIRLAAVDRPGTAAAIARHMAEQNISLESIMQHRRGRPHGGERAESAEDPAPVVLITYATNEDAVRRAIAAIDLDGVIASPPQVIRIEKD, from the coding sequence ATTGGCATCGCCGGCCTGGGGACGGTCGGCGCGGGCGTGGTTCGCATGCTTGATCGCCGCCGCGACGAGATCGCCGCCCGCATCGGCCGGCCGGTCGAGGTGGTGGCGGTCAGCGCCCGCGATCGTTCCCGCAACCGCGACTGCGACCTCTCCGGCATGCGCTGGTACGACGACGCCGTGGCGCTGGCGCGCGACCCCGACATCGACGTCTTCGTCGAATTGATCGGCGGCCCCGACGGCATCGCCAAGGCGGCGGTGGAAGCGGCGCTCGAAGCCGGCCACACGGTCGTCACCGCCAACAAGGCGCTGCTCGCCCATCACGGCGTGGCGCTGGCGCGCGCGGCGGAGGAGAAGGGCGTCGGCATCCATTTCGAGGCGGCCGTGGCCGGCGGCATTCCGGTCATCAAGACCTTGCGCGAGGCGCTGCTCGGCAACGAGGTCGCCCGCGTCTCCGGCATCCTCAACGGCACCTGCAACTACATCCTGACCCGGATGCAGGAGGAAGGGCTGTCCTTCGACGCCTGCCTCGCCGAAGCGCAGCATCTCGGCTACGCCGAGGCCGACCCGACCTTCGACGTCGATGGCTTCGACACCGCGCACAAGCTCGCTCTGCTCGCCGCGCTCGCCTTCGGCGTGCAGCCGGACCCGGACGCCATCCATATCGAGGGCATCCGCTCCATCACGCTCGCCGACATCGAGGCGGCGGACGAGCTCGGCTACCGCATCAAGCTGCTCGGCGTCGCCGCCCGCACCGGGGACAAGGTGGAGCTGCGCGTGCACCCGACCATGGTGCCCAAGCACTGGCCGATCGCCCAGGTCTCCGGCGTCACCAATGCGGTGGCGATCGACGGCGACGCGGTCCATCTCACCCTGGTCGGCCCCGGCGCCGGCAGCGACGCCACCGCCTCGGCCGTGGTCGGCGATCTCTGCGACATCGCGGGCGGCAAGGGCGGCGCGCCCTTCGGCTGGCGCTCGGCGAGTTTGCGCGCGGCGGAGAAGGCAGCAATCCAGCGTCATGAAGGTGGGTATTATATCCGCCTTGCGGCGGTGGACCGGCCCGGAACGGCGGCGGCCATCGCCCGGCATATGGCCGAGCAGAACATCTCGCTCGAATCCATCATGCAGCACCGGCGCGGCCGCCCCCATGGCGGCGAGCGCGCGGAGAGCGCGGAGGACCCGGCACCGGTGGTGCTGATCACCTACGCGACGAACGAGGACGCGGTGCGACGCGCGATCGCCGCCATCGATCTCGATGGCGTCATCGCCTCGCCGCCGCAGGTGATACGGATCGAGAAAGACTGA
- a CDS encoding alpha/beta hydrolase: protein MLDLSLLGRLAFTHAAPTKPPLPPGRHDLGLFDTRDYVLIVPEGIDAARPTPLVTLFHGGGGSAEKIMPILRGHAEERGFLLLVPQSLFPTWDIVIAGNGPDRERLDIGLAEVASRFTLDPAHFAFAGHSDGGSYSLSTGLSNGHLVSHILAFSAGFMTVLAQEGSPRVFIAHGQQDTQTPIDTAGRSHAAKLRRAGYELTYVEHPGPHASQPDMVKLGVEYFLKGVAAKG, encoded by the coding sequence ATGCTCGACCTCAGCCTGCTCGGCCGCCTCGCCTTCACCCATGCCGCCCCGACCAAGCCGCCGCTGCCGCCCGGCCGGCACGATCTCGGCCTGTTCGACACGCGCGACTATGTGCTCATCGTGCCCGAGGGCATCGACGCGGCGCGGCCGACGCCGCTGGTGACGCTGTTCCATGGCGGCGGCGGCAGCGCCGAGAAGATCATGCCGATCCTGCGCGGGCACGCCGAGGAGCGCGGCTTCCTGCTGCTGGTGCCGCAGTCGCTGTTCCCGACCTGGGACATCGTCATCGCCGGCAACGGGCCGGACCGCGAGCGGCTCGACATCGGGCTTGCCGAGGTTGCCTCGCGCTTCACGCTGGACCCGGCGCATTTCGCCTTTGCCGGCCATTCCGACGGCGGCAGCTACTCGCTCTCCACCGGGCTGAGCAACGGGCACCTCGTCTCGCACATCCTCGCCTTCTCCGCCGGCTTCATGACGGTGCTGGCGCAGGAGGGCTCTCCACGCGTGTTCATCGCCCACGGCCAGCAGGACACGCAGACGCCGATCGACACCGCCGGCCGCTCCCACGCCGCCAAGCTGCGCCGCGCCGGCTACGAGCTGACCTATGTCGAGCACCCCGGCCCGCACGCCTCCCAGCCCGACATGGTGAAGCTGGGGGTGGAGTATTTCCTGAAGGGCGTGGCGGCGAAGGGCTGA
- a CDS encoding DMT family transporter, producing the protein MPLRDKLLAIAVVGVWGLNMIVIKLGVAEIPPLLMSAMRFVLVAGLVLPFTRIKRADLPVLALLSFTFGTLHFGFLFAGLRNAEAGTSAVIIQLGAPIATLLACLFLREPLGRRRLLGLLVSVAGIAILAAGPTLPGPLSFTLLTISATGWAVSNLIVKNIDDISPMAIMGWSSLLSVPQLLLGSWVFERAEWPLVYAAGWHGWLCVLYSAIASSIFGYGIWYWLLRRHPISAVVPYSMLNPLLSVLFGIVLIGDDPSPVKVAGALVMVAGVALILRKRDAKLPDTA; encoded by the coding sequence ATGCCGCTCAGGGACAAGCTGCTCGCCATCGCCGTGGTCGGCGTGTGGGGGCTCAACATGATCGTCATCAAGCTTGGCGTGGCCGAGATCCCGCCGCTCTTGATGAGCGCGATGCGCTTCGTGCTGGTGGCGGGGCTGGTGCTGCCCTTCACCCGCATCAAGCGGGCCGACCTGCCGGTCCTCGCTTTGCTGTCCTTCACCTTCGGCACGCTGCATTTCGGCTTTCTCTTCGCCGGCCTGCGCAACGCCGAGGCCGGCACCAGCGCGGTGATCATCCAGCTCGGCGCGCCGATCGCCACCCTGCTGGCCTGCCTGTTCCTGCGCGAGCCGCTCGGCCGCCGCCGCCTGCTCGGCCTTCTCGTTTCGGTTGCCGGCATCGCCATCCTCGCCGCCGGCCCGACGCTGCCGGGGCCGCTGTCCTTCACGCTTCTGACGATCAGCGCCACGGGCTGGGCGGTGTCGAACCTCATCGTCAAGAACATCGACGACATCTCGCCCATGGCGATCATGGGCTGGTCGTCGCTGCTCTCGGTGCCGCAGCTTCTGCTGGGCTCCTGGGTCTTCGAACGGGCGGAGTGGCCGCTTGTCTACGCCGCCGGCTGGCATGGCTGGCTGTGCGTGCTCTACAGCGCGATCGCCTCGTCCATCTTCGGCTACGGCATCTGGTACTGGCTGCTGCGGCGCCACCCGATCAGCGCGGTGGTGCCCTATTCGATGCTGAACCCGCTGCTCTCGGTGCTGTTCGGCATCGTGCTGATCGGCGACGATCCCTCGCCGGTGAAGGTGGCCGGCGCGCTGGTCATGGTGGCCGGCGTGGCGCTGATCCTGCGCAAGCGCGACGCCAAGCTGCCCGACACGGCGTGA
- the glpX gene encoding class II fructose-bisphosphatase, producing MAEITVKAGQALERILTLELVRVTERAAVASASLRGRGDEKAADKAAVDAMRRELNRLPIAGRIVIGEGERDEAPMLFIGEEVGTGKGPAVDIAVDPLEGTTLCAKNMPGSIAVMAMAEGGTLLYAPDVYMDKIAIGPGYPKGTIDIDATPADNIHSLAKAKGVKPAEITALILDRPRHAAIIEAVRKTGASVQLITDGDVAGVIHTTNPDETGVDIYLGTGGAPEGVLAAAALRCIGGEMYTRLILDTEEKRERAKTMGVTDPKKIYTIFDMVRGDCLISATGVTTGNLLKGVKYEKGVVKTHTVVMRSASGTVRWIEAEHRDMSKFHLG from the coding sequence ATGGCGGAAATTACGGTCAAGGCGGGCCAGGCGCTCGAGCGCATCCTGACGCTGGAGCTGGTGCGCGTCACCGAGCGCGCGGCAGTGGCCTCGGCGAGCCTGCGCGGGCGCGGCGACGAGAAGGCGGCCGACAAGGCCGCGGTCGACGCCATGCGCCGCGAGCTCAACCGCCTGCCGATCGCCGGCCGCATCGTCATCGGCGAGGGCGAGCGCGACGAGGCGCCGATGCTGTTCATCGGCGAGGAGGTCGGCACCGGCAAGGGCCCGGCGGTGGACATCGCCGTCGATCCGCTGGAAGGCACCACGCTCTGCGCCAAGAACATGCCCGGCTCCATCGCCGTGATGGCCATGGCCGAGGGCGGCACGCTGCTCTACGCGCCCGACGTCTACATGGACAAGATCGCCATCGGGCCGGGCTACCCGAAGGGCACTATCGACATCGACGCGACGCCGGCGGACAACATCCACTCGCTGGCCAAGGCCAAGGGTGTGAAGCCCGCCGAGATCACCGCGCTGATCCTCGACCGCCCGCGCCACGCCGCCATCATCGAGGCGGTGCGCAAGACCGGCGCCTCGGTGCAGCTCATCACCGACGGCGACGTCGCAGGCGTGATCCACACCACCAACCCGGACGAGACCGGCGTCGACATCTATCTCGGCACCGGCGGCGCGCCGGAAGGCGTGCTGGCGGCGGCGGCGCTGCGCTGCATCGGCGGCGAGATGTACACCCGCCTCATCCTCGACACCGAGGAGAAGCGCGAGCGTGCCAAGACCATGGGCGTCACCGACCCGAAGAAGATCTACACCATCTTCGACATGGTGCGCGGCGACTGCCTGATCTCGGCGACCGGGGTCACCACCGGCAATTTGCTCAAGGGCGTGAAGTACGAGAAGGGCGTGGTGAAGACCCACACCGTTGTCATGCGCTCCGCCTCCGGCACGGTCCGCTGGATCGAGGCCGAGCACCGGGACATGTCGAAGTTCCATCTGGGGTGA
- a CDS encoding homocysteine S-methyltransferase family protein, which yields MTDANPYGAKYRHALPLLSDRLFLMDGGMETTFIFHEGIDLPCFASIDLMKDAAGREALRAYYARFAELARAHGTGFVLDAPTWRASPDWADKLGFTQEALAGFNRASIDLLVALRERHETPATPVVVSGVVGPRGDGYRPDGAMAIDEAADYHATQIGIFADGPADMVSAYTMNYVEEALGVAIAAQELRLPSVISFTLETDGRLPTGQPLREAIEQVDAETGNTPAYYMINCAHPTHFDHVVAEGGAWLERIRGLRANASHRSHAELDSSPNLDAGDPAELGRQYRDLRGRMKNLHILGGCCGTDLRHVEQICLACAPAQATA from the coding sequence ATGACCGACGCCAATCCGTACGGCGCGAAATATCGCCATGCCCTGCCCCTGCTCTCAGACCGCCTGTTCCTGATGGACGGCGGCATGGAGACGACGTTCATCTTCCACGAGGGCATCGACCTGCCCTGCTTCGCCTCCATCGACCTGATGAAGGATGCGGCGGGGCGCGAGGCCTTGCGCGCCTATTACGCCCGCTTCGCCGAGCTCGCCCGTGCCCACGGCACCGGATTCGTGCTGGACGCGCCGACCTGGCGGGCCAGCCCGGACTGGGCGGACAAGCTCGGCTTCACGCAGGAGGCGCTCGCCGGGTTCAACCGCGCCAGCATCGACCTCCTGGTCGCGCTGCGCGAGCGCCACGAGACGCCCGCCACGCCGGTCGTGGTGAGCGGCGTGGTCGGCCCGCGCGGCGACGGCTACCGGCCGGACGGCGCCATGGCGATCGACGAGGCGGCGGACTACCACGCCACGCAGATCGGCATCTTCGCCGACGGCCCGGCCGACATGGTGAGCGCCTACACGATGAACTATGTCGAGGAGGCGCTCGGCGTCGCCATCGCCGCACAGGAACTGCGCCTACCCTCCGTCATCTCCTTCACGCTGGAGACGGACGGGCGCCTGCCCACCGGCCAGCCCTTGCGCGAGGCGATCGAGCAGGTGGACGCCGAGACCGGCAACACGCCGGCCTATTACATGATCAACTGCGCCCACCCGACGCATTTCGACCATGTGGTGGCGGAGGGCGGCGCGTGGCTGGAGCGCATCCGCGGGCTGCGGGCCAACGCCTCGCACCGCAGCCATGCCGAGCTCGATTCCTCGCCGAACCTCGACGCCGGCGATCCGGCCGAGCTCGGCCGGCAGTACCGCGATCTGCGGGGCCGGATGAAGAACCTCCACATCCTCGGCGGCTGTTGCGGCACGGATTTGCGCCATGTCGAGCAGATCTGCCTCGCCTGCGCACCCGCACAGGCGACGGCGTGA